A window of the Nitrosopumilus ureiphilus genome harbors these coding sequences:
- a CDS encoding tetratricopeptide repeat protein, whose amino-acid sequence MVPPSGKHTSSSSDQLDEEKQNKVSWLNNKGISFLYAGKYLEATSYFNNALKISPNDEIALSHKGDVLASVGVYKDAILCYDKALEINSKNVHALHNKAKALANSGEDKTAIDWFNKALEIDSTNPFILCNKAKALSRIDSQKSALSCIDDALNYSPDNIDILYIKGNILSRLSNFQDALDCYNKVLEINPKRTDALICKGNELTNLGLHQDAILCYDQALENDPDNPFVIENKNHVLAKMEKTNE is encoded by the coding sequence GGAAACATACTTCCTCATCATCTGATCAACTTGATGAAGAAAAACAAAACAAAGTCTCTTGGTTAAATAATAAAGGAATTTCTTTTTTATATGCTGGAAAATATTTGGAAGCGACTTCCTATTTTAACAATGCATTAAAAATTTCCCCTAATGATGAAATTGCACTTAGTCATAAAGGCGATGTACTTGCTTCTGTAGGAGTCTATAAAGATGCAATACTTTGTTATGATAAAGCATTGGAAATTAATTCTAAAAATGTTCATGCCTTACATAATAAAGCAAAGGCTCTTGCCAATTCTGGTGAGGATAAAACTGCAATAGATTGGTTCAACAAAGCATTGGAAATTGATTCAACTAATCCATTCATCTTATGTAATAAAGCAAAAGCGTTAAGTAGAATCGACAGTCAAAAATCGGCATTATCTTGTATTGATGATGCACTGAATTATTCACCTGACAATATTGATATTCTATACATTAAAGGAAATATTCTTTCAAGATTAAGTAATTTTCAAGATGCATTAGACTGTTATAACAAAGTGTTAGAAATTAATCCAAAGAGAACAGATGCTCTTATTTGTAAAGGCAATGAACTTACTAATCTTGGTTTACATCAAGATGCAATATTATGTTATGATCAAGCATTAGAGAATGACCCTGATAATCCATTTGTAATAGAAAACAAAAATCATGTTCTAGCAAAAATGGAGAAAACTAATGAGTGA